A segment of the Microvirgula aerodenitrificans DSM 15089 genome:
GGACGCGAAGCCGAGCAGGCCGATGGCGACGCTGGACACGGCAATCGCATGGAAGAAGGTCCACCAGTGCACGGCCAGCAGCACACCGCACAGCGCCAGCCCGCCGGCACTGCGGGCATCGACGCGCAGGCTGCGCCGGGTCAGCACGGCGAACAGCAGCAGGGCCACCGCGGCGAATGACGTCCGGCCGAACACGGTCAGCGTCGCGCCGCCGACGATCAGCTTGCCGAACAGACCGGACGCGCCGAACAGCAGCACGGAAAAGTGAAGGAACAGGAAGTGTCGCTGGCTGAATTGCGGCATGGAGGCACCCGGGGAAAACGCGACCTTACCATGCCATCCGGCTGCGCTGCCTCAGTCGATATCGGTTTCTGCGTCGGCAATCTGCGGGAACAGCGTATCGACAAAACCGAACTGCGCCATGTCCTTCATCCGCATCGGATACAGGAAGCCCCACAGATGATCGCACTCGTGCTGGACCAGACGGGCATGAAAACCGTCGACGGTCCGGTCGATGCTGTCGCCATGCTGGTCGAAGCCCTGGTAGCGCACCTGTGCATAGCGCGGCACCAACCCGCGCAGTCCGGGCACCGACAGGCACCCTTCCCAGCCGTCTTCCATCGTCGCACCCATCGGCGTGACGGTCGGATTGATCAGCACCGTCGGCGGCACGATCTCGGCCTCCGGATAGCGCGGATTGAGCATGCCGGTGCCAAACACCACGACCTGCAGCGGCACGCCGATCTGCGGTGCCGCGAGGCCGGCGCCCGAGCGACTGTGCATGGTCTCCCACAAATCGGCGACCAGCAGTTCGAGCTCCGGCGTATTGAATGCCGTGACCGGTTCCGCCCTCGCCAGCAGGCCGGGTTCCCCCATCTTGAGTATCGAGTGCAAGGCCATTTTTCCTCCTCGTGGCAACAATGCATGACGCCTGAATAGTACGCCGTTGCCGGCGCGGACCACAAACTTTGACATGGAGCCAGTGACGGGCCAATTCAACACAAACCGCCATTATTGATTTGTATGACATCCCGGCGACGGTGCAAATCGGGAAATTTCCGTGCATTCATCCTGCAACCGGCACCCTGACGCCGGTTTTCCGCTTTCGCCATCCATCCTGTCCAGTTGCCCTACAAGCGGCAAGCGGGTACCGTTTACCTACCTAGCAGTTGCTTGAATTTTGTCCGCGCCGACGCGCGGCCACGACGGGTCGCCAGAACACCGCATGGAGGAGAAATCTATGAGTCACACGCTGCAAGCGTTTCACCGCCGGTCCATCGAGTCGCCGGATGCCTTCTGGGACGAGCAGGCACGCCGTATCGACTGGCACACGCCGTACCGGCAGGTACTCGACGACAGCCAGCCGCCGTTCCGGCGCTGGTTCGTCGATGGCACCACCAATCTGTGCCACAACGCGGTCGACCGCCATCTGGCCGAACGGGGCGACCAGGCAGCGCTGATCCATATCTCGACCGAGACCGGCGCCGAGCGCCAGTACAGCTACGCCGAACTGCACCGGGAAGTGAACCGTTGTGCCGCCGTGCTGAGCAAGCTCGGCGTCAGCAAGGGCGACCGCGTGCTGATCTACATGCCGATGATCCCGGAAGCGATCTTCGCCATGCTGGCGACCGTCCGTCTCGGCGCCATCCATTCGGTAGTCTTCGGCGGTTTTGCTTCGGCCAGCCTGGCGACACGCATCGATGATGCGCAGCCGAAGGTCATTTTCACCGCCGACGCCGGCATGCGCGGTGGCAAGCACATCCCGTACAAACCGCTGGTCGATGCCGCCATCGACCTGGCCGGGCACAAGCCCGAGCACGTGGTCATCGTCGAGCGCGGGCTGGACCCCGACATGCCGATCACCCAGTGCCGCGACCTGATCTACGCCACCCTGCTGGGCCGGCTGGAGCAGACCGAAGTCCCGTGCGAATGGGTCGAATCGAATCATCCGAGCTACATCCTGTACACCTCCGGCACCACCGGCAAGCCGAAGGGCGTCCAGCGCGACACCGGCGGCTACGCCGTCGCGCTGGCGGCGTCGATGGAAAACATCTACTGCGGCGCGCCGGGTGAAACCTTCTTCTGCACCTCGGACATCGGCTGGGTGGTCGGCCACTCGTATATCGTCTACGCGCCGTTGCTGCGCGGCATGACCACCATCGTCTACGAAGGCCTGCCGACCCGTCCCGACCCGGGCGTCTGGTGGTCCATCGTCGAGAAGTACCGCGTCAGCGTGATGTTCTCGGCGCCGACCGCGCTGCGCGCGCTGAAAAAGCAGGACCCGGCCTGGCTGAAAAAATACGACCTGTCCTCGCTGCGCTACCTGTTCATGGCCGGCGAGCCGCTCGACCAGCCAACCGCGGACTGGATCACGGCCGAACTCGGCGTGCCGGTGGTCGACAACTACTGGCAGACCGAAACCGGCTGGCCGATGCTGTCCGCCATGCCGGGCATCGAGAAGACGCCGCTGAAGAACGGCAGCCCGAGCTTCCCCGTCTACGGCTACAACGTGCAGTTGCTGAATGAAGTCACCGGCCAGCCGGTTGCTCGCGGCGAGAAAGGCGTGATTGCCGTGCTGCCGCCTCTGCCGCCCGGCTGTCTGAGCACGATCTGGCAGCAGGACGAACGCTATGTGAACACTTATTTCCACAGCTTCGGCGGCACGCTGGCGTATTCGAGCTTCGACTGGGGCACCCAGGACGAAGACGGCTATTTCTATGTGCTTGGCCGCACCGATGACGTGATCAACGTCGCCGGCCACCGCCTAGGCACCCGCGAGATCGAGGAAGCGGCCAGCAATCACAGCGCCATTGCCGAAGTAGCCGTGGTCGGCGTTGCCGACGCACTCAAGGGCCAGGTGCCGGTAGCGTTCGCCGTGCTGAAGGACCCGTCGCTGATCCACGACGATGCCCAGCGCGAGGCACTGGCGCGCGACGTGATCGCCATGGTCGGCCGGGAGCTGGGCGCCATCGCCAATCCGTCCGACGTGATGTTCGTCACCCAGTTGCCGAAGACCCGCTCCGGCAAGGTGCTGCGCCGCTCGATCCAGGCCATTGCCGAGGGCCGCGATCCGGGCGATCTGACCACGCTGGATGACCCGACCGGCCTCGACCAGGTCAGGCAGGCCGTGGCCGCCAGGCACGGCACCGACTGACGGCCTTGCGCCGGGCGCCGTTCAGCGCCCGGCGGTCGCCGCGGCCAGCCACTGCCGGCAGGCGGCCGCCGTCTTCAGCGGCCGGATGTCATCGAACAGACGGCCGGCTTCATCCGGCCAGCCGCTCGGCAGTCGCAGCAGTTTCAGCCACTGCTTCAGCCGGGCCGGCAGGTACTGGCCATCGGGATCGGCCGCATACAGCCGTTCGGCAAAGGCGGCGATCCGCACCAGCATGTCCGCCCACGGCAAGGGCTCGACCGCCTCACCATTCGCCGCCGCGCGGATCTGCCGCGCCAGGTCCGGCCGGGCCACCAGCCCGCGCCCGATCATCACGTCCTCGCAGCCGCTGACGGCGCGGATACGCCGCCAGTCGTCAACCGTCCACACTTCGCCATTGGCAATCACCGGTACCGATACCCGCTCGCGGATCCGCGCAATCCATTCCCAGTGCGCCGGCGGACGGTAGCCGTCAAGCTTGGTGCGGGCATGGACCGTGATCGCTGCCGCTCCGCCGTCTTCCAGCGCCTGTGCGCAGTCGAAGGTCAGCGAGGTATCGGCGAAGCCGAGCCGCATCTTGGCCGTCAGCGGCACGTTGGCCGGCAGCGCCTGCCGTACCGTGCCGACGATGCGCTGCATCAGCGCCGGCTCCTGCAGCAACGCCGCCCCGCCCCGGTGCTTGTTGACCGTCGGCGCCGGACAGCCGAAGTTCAGGTCAATGACCGGTGCGCCGAGCGATACCGCCCGCAAGGCGTTTTCCGCCAGCCGCTCCGGGTCCGAGCCCAGCAGTTGCAGCCGCACCGGCACACCGGCCCGGGTACGCCAGTCACCGGCATGCTCGGGCGCCAGCCGGCGGAAGGTCGGCCACGGCAGCGCGGAATCGGTCACGCGGACAAACTCGGTCACGCACCAGTCGACCCCGCCCATATCGGTGATCAGTTCGCGCATCGGCGCGTCGACGAGCCCCTCCATCGGGGCGAGAGCAATCTGCATGGTGGACGATCTGCGAATAGAGTCTGGCGGCGCGCGATTGTAACAGGCGGCCCCCGCCCCCCGTTCTTCCCTTTCGCTATATCGGGAAAAGGACTATCCGTGTATGAAGCACCCTGCCATTGATGAGGAGACTGACATGAGTGAATCCCCCCTTGCCACCCTGGCCGGCGGCTGCTTCTGGTGTCTGGAAGCCGTGTTCGCCGAGCTCGACGGCGTGCTGGCGGTCCATTCCGGCTATACCGGCGGCGAGGTCGAATCGCCCGGCTATCACGCCGTCTGCAGCGGCAGCACCGGTCATGCCGAGGCGGTCCGGATCGAGTTCGACCCGGAACGGATCGACTACCGCACCCTGCTCGACGTGTTTTTCGCCATCCACGACCCGACCACGCTGAACCGCCAGGGCTACGATATCGGCAGCCAGTACCGCTCGGCCATCTTCTGCCACGATGCCATTCAGCGCCGGGACGCCGAAGCCGCGATCGCCGAACTGGAAGCCAGCGGCAGTCTGGCCGATCCGGTGGTCACCGTCGTCGAAGCGGCCGGACCGTTCTGGCCGGCGGAAAGCGAGCACGACGGCTACTACGCCCGGCACCCGACCCAGCCGTACTGCCAGGCCATCATCGCACCCAAGCTGGCGAAGCTGCGCCAGCACTTTACCGCCCGTCTGAAGCCGGGCAATCCGGACGGCGGACGGCACGCCACGTAACTATTGGCGGATTTCCCGCAACAAGGTATCATTCGCTTTCTATGGCGGGTCTCCCCGCATGGCTAAACGGTGAATCTGGTCAGGTCCGGAAGGAAGCAGCCACAGTCGTTGATGCCAGTGCCGGGGGTTAGGCTCGCCACCTTTACGCCTGAGAATATCAAGTTTTTCTAATATTGCGAAATGATTTTATGAATAAAGGAACTTTGCAGGCAGTACATTGTCTTTTTTTCATGACGTCGTCTATCATCTGGGACAGATGACGCAATACGTAGTTTTACTTAATCTGCGTCGACAGTCCGGACGACGCGATTCGTCACTGCCCCCACCCTCGCGCCATACAAACACAACCGGGGGGGCACGATAGTGAACACGAGAGGAAAATCATGAAATTGTTCGAAAAAATCCCGAACCCACGGGAAATCCGCCGCAAACTTGGTCTGAACCAGCAAGAGTTCTGGAGCCGCATCGGCGTCACCCAGTCCGGTGGCTCCCGTTACGAGTCGGGCCGCAACATGCCGAAGCCGGTGCGTGAACTGCTGCGCCTGGTCCATATCGAGCAAATCGATCTGACCAAGGTCAAGCGTGAAGATTTCGAAATCATTGAATATCTGAAGGAAACGCACCCTGACCTGTACAAGAGCCTGAAGAAGGCAGTCAAGGCCAAGGTTGAAGGCACCGAAGCGGTCGCCGCTCAGTAAGACAGTCGTTCAATGAAAAATCCCTCGGTGCAGACCGAGGGATTTTTACTTTACGGATGATGCCAGCTCCCTATATTTCGCCGGACTACCGCCCATGAGGCACCCCTCCATCATGTCCGCTTGCTCACCTGCATTTCGACACGCAGGCCAGCCATCGAGGCCATATTCACTAGAGTATCGAGGCCGAACACATCAACCTTGCCGCGTGCGAGATCCGAGATGCGCGGTTGTGTCACGCCAAACACCCTGGCCGCTTGCGACTGGCTCAAATGAGCGCGCACGATGTAGTCCGCGAGCGCCGACATCAATACGGTGCGCAGCTTCACGCTTTCGGTTTCGGTCGCAGCCGTCACACCGGAATCGGCGGGCGCATCGAGAAGATCGCCTGGCGCCCCTGCTGCCGGCTCATCCAGCAGAAGGCTGTCCTGGCTCAGCGCAGCAAGCTTTACGGACAGGCCAATCTTTTCCTCGGCCTTGGCACGTGCGTGCTCCGACATGAAGTGAAGCAGATGATCGAGGCCGGATTTGTCACCGACTGTCACGAAGTCCTTGCTCCTGTTGACGAACACAACAGATTTCTTCCTTGCCTTCAGCAGCTCGATAACGTTGCTGAGTGTACCGGTGCTTTTGCAATCCCAGACCATCAGGCCGAAATCGCTGTTCCTGGCCATCTCCACGTCTTTCGCCGTGAAAAAGGCCCGTGTTCCAGCCCGGGCTTTCGACTGGACGCGATGCACAGGCCAGTCCGCGATGTTGTTGCGCGGTGCTTCTCCCGTGCAATAGACCGTGACCTTGCTGGCATGACAGGCGCGCAAGCATTCCTGGATGGACGTATCGGCACCATCGGCATCACCCACCACAACATTGAGATCCGACGAAACAATCTTGAGGATTCGGCCCTGCACTTTTTCATGCAGCCGGCTGATGGAAATTGATCCGGCAATGAACACTGTTGTCATGGTCTATTTCCAGGTAATCGCGGCTGCATAGATGTTCTTGATCTTTAGATAGGTACGTAACGCCTGACACACGGCGTCCATTGTTGCGCCGGTATCAAAGAGGTCATCGAGCAACAAGGCGTTCCAGCAACCTTCGTTCGTGATGCACTCATTGATACTGATCCGGCCCGACAAAGCGGCGTCCTTCTGCTCTCTGGTGTACAGGTTCTTGAGTGCAGGGCTGCCGGGCAGGGCCGGAGCTTTCACGATCATCTCGTCAAACACCCGGATATCCGTCAGCCGGCCGAGCGCATGGGCCAGCTCGTACACAGGTTGTCTGGCACGCACGATCGAGGCCGGCATCGGGACGATCAGCCCAATCTTGCCGAACAGGGGCAGGAGCGTCTCCCTGACTTGCGCGGCCAGCAGTTCGACTTGCTTCCAGTCACTTTGATACTTGAGTTTATAGAGGGCTTCACCGGGTTCCGACCGCGTGTTGTCAAAGCGATCGTGCCCCCACTCGTCCACCCCGAGATAGACACTCGAAAGTGTGTGCTTGTGCAGCGCATAGCCCGCATCCCAGCTGCCTTCGATTTTCTTGACCTGGACGTCCATATTCGCGGGGCTTCCTTTGCCGTAGCCGCTGGACCTTCACTCGGGCCGGGCCAGAAATCTTTGCGAAAACCATACAAAATTTTGTATTGATTCGCAAGCCCTGCCCATTTCCCGTGCACCGTCAATGCAGGCTTCCACGGCCAATCATCATCTCGGCCTCGCTCGTACCCAGTGATCATATCCAGCCCCGTGCGGAGCTTGCCGTTGCATCAGCGCATCCAGTGTCCCGCAGACCCAGACATCCTTTTCGATTTCCTGAACCGCCGCGTCAAGCGGGCTGCGCTCTCCACTGAACAGAAGTCTGCTCATACAAACAGGGCATGGCCCACTCCGAGTGGGCCATGGAGTTGAGTTGCGGTGTGCCGTCATGCCTGCCTGGCGTTTTGAGGCCAACGAAACAGCAAGCAGCGTATCCACTCACACATGGGTTATCTGCACATGTTGCCCATTGCTCCAGTTCCCCGGGGTCAGAACAGCCGGGGTGCATGGTGCCTGTCCGGCAAAGCGGCCCGCGTCAGCCCGCCGGCTGCAGACAGCCGATGCACTGTTCGACGTAACGACGCACTTCGGCGTCGGTTTCCAGCAGCGCGTCGATCGACTCGCCATGGCGACCGGCAAAACGCGACATCGCCTGCGCATTCAGCCGCGGAATGTCGCCAAAGCCGATCCGCCGCGACAGGAAGGCATCGACCGCGATCTCATTGGCGGCATTCAGCACGGCGGACGCGTCACCGCCTTCCGCCAGTGCATCGAAAGCCAGTTGCAGGCACGGAAAGCTGTCGCGGTCCGGTTGTTCAAACGTCAAACCGCCCAGCGCCATGAAATCGAGCGGCGCCACACCGGCCTCGAAGCGGTCCGGCCAGGCCAGCGCATGGGCGATCGGCGTTTTCATGTCCGGCGTGCCAAGCTGGGCCACCACCGAACCGTCGCGGTAGCGCACCATCGAATGAATCACGCTCTGCGGGTGGACCACCACTTCGATGCGTGACGGATCGGCATTGAACAGCCAGCGCGCCTCGATGACTTCCAGCCCCTTGTTCATCAGCGAGGCCGAGTCGACCGAAATCTTGCGCCCCATCACCCAGTTCGGGTGGGCAACCGCCTGCTCCGGCGTCACGGCCTCCAGTGCCGCCGCCGTATAGCCGCGGAACGGCCCGCCGGAGGCGGTCAGCACGATGCGCTCGACCCCGACCGCGTCAAGATCGCCACGGAAGCTGGCCGGCAGCGACTGGAAAATCGCATTGTGTTCGCTGTCGATCGCCAGCAGCACGCTGCCCGACTTGCGGACCGCATCCATGAACAGGCGCCCTGCCACCACCAGGCTTTCCTTGTTCGCCAGCAGGATGCGCTTGCCGGCGCGCACTGCCGCCAGCGTCGGCGGCAGGCCGGCAGCACCGACAATGGCCGCCATTACGGTATCGGTTTCCGGTGCGGCGGCGACCTCGGCCAGCGCAGCGGCGCCATGGCGGATGTCGATCGGCAGCCCGTCCAGCAGACCAGCCAGCGCATCCGCGGCGGCAGCGTCCGCCACCACGGCGACTGCCGGCCGGAACTGCCGGCACTGTCCGGCCAGCAGTGCGATCTGTCGATGCCCGGTCAGGGCGTGGATGGCAAATCGCTCCGGATGGCGGGCGATGACGTTGAGCGTGTTGACACCGATGGTGCCGGTCGAACCCAGAATGGTGAGGCGTTCAGTCATGTTCCTGCTGACTGCCGGTCAGACGCCGGCGAAATAACGCGCGGCACTGGCGACGGACAGTACCGCGATCAGGCTGTCGATCCGGTCGAGTACGCCGCCGTGTCCGGGCAGCAACTGGCTGGAGTCCTTGATGCCGGCGGCGCGCTTGAACCACGATTCCAGCAGGTCGCCGACAATGCTGACCGCCGTCAGCCCCCAGCCGATCAGCAGCCAGCACGGCAGCGACATCTCGATGTCGAACAGCCCGGACTGCCGGATCCACAGGGTATAAAGGGTAACGGCGACCACGGCGCCGGCCACGCCCTCCCAGCTCTTGCCGGGACTGATTGCCGGTGCCAGCTTGTGCCGGCCGAAGGCCTTGCCGCTGAAATAGGCGGCGGTATCGGCCAGCCAGACCAGCGCCATCAGCGCCAGCAACTGCCAGGCGGCATCGGCATTGGGTCGCCAGTCGAGAAACGCCAGCCAGGTCGGCATCAGCAGCGCCAGCCCGAGGGCGGCGGCCGCCAGCCGGTTTTTCAGCACCCAGCGTCGGGCCAGCCACAGCGGCGCCAGCACGAACCACAGCGCCAGCACGCCGGCATGCAGCGACGTGCCGATCATCGGCGTCGCCAGCCACACCCAGGCGGCCAGCACCAGCGCCGTGCCAAGCAGCAGCACATGCTGCCACGGCCGATAGGCGAACATGCGCCCCCATTCCCACAGGCCAAGCAGGGTGATCAGCAGCGTGAATGCCCCCCAGCCCGCCTCGCCAAGACCGAACAGCGCGCCCAGCATGACAGGCAGAAGCACGAGAGCGGTCAGAATCCGGGTGATAAGCATGAGTCAGGGGCGCTGCTGCGCGGGGGGAAGTTGCTCGCTGGTCCGGCCGAAGCGTCGTTCGCGGCGGTGATAGGACGCAATGGCAGCCTCGAACGCCAGGCGATCGAAGTCCGGCCACAGCGTGTCGGTAAAATAGAGCTCGGTGTAGGCCAGCTGCCACAGCAGGAAATTGCTGATCCGCCGCTCGCCGCCGGTGCGGATGAACAGATCGGGCTCCGGCGCGTACGACATGGACAGATACGGGGCCAGATCGGCCTCGGTCAGGGTCTGCGACGGATCGAAACCGGACTGCAGCAGTGCATTGGTGGCGCGCAGGATGTCCCAGCGGCCACCGTAGTCGGCACAGATGGTCAGTGTCAGGTCGCTGTTGCCGGCCGTCCGCGCCTCGGCCTGCTGGATGCGCTCCTGCAGGTCAGGGGAAAAGCGGGTCAGATTGCCGACGATGCGCAGCCGGATGCCGCGCTGGTGCAGCCGGTCGACCTCGCGTTCCAGCGCCTGCAGGAACAGGCCCATCAGGAAACTGACTTCTTCCGGCGGCCGGCGCCAGTTCTCGCTCGAAAACGCGAACAGCGTCAGGAAATCGATGCCGGATTCGCAGCAGAAGCGAACCGCCTCGCGTACGGCTTCCAGCCCGCGCTTGTGCCCCGCGACGCGGGGCAGCAGCCGTTTTTTCGCCCAGCGTCCGTTGCCATCCATGATGATGGCGACGTGGCGGGGCACGTCGCGGACTTCGGGAATCGTGAGGGTGCTGCTGTGCAAAGCCGTATCCTCAGATAGCCATCAGTTCTTTTTCTTTGTCGGCGAACGCCTTGTCGATCTCGGCGATGTACTTGTCGGTCAGCTTCTGGATTTCGTCCTGGGCGCGACGTTCCTCGTCTTCCGAAATCGACTTGTCCTTCAGCAGCGCCTTCAGGTCGTTGTTCGCATCACGGCGGACATTGCGCACGGCAACGCGGGCGTCCTCGGCCTCGCCCTTGACCACCTTGGTCAGATCGCGACGGCGCTCTTCGGTCAGTGCCGGCATCGGCACGCGGATCAGTTCGCCGCTGGAAACCGGGTTCAGGCCCAGGTCCGAGTCGCGGATGGCCTTTTCGATCTTGGCGGCCATGTTCTTTTCCCACGGCTGCACGCCGAGGGTACGCGCATCGACCAGCGTCACGTTCGCGACCTGGCTGATCGAGGTGGCGGCGCCGTAGTAGTCGACGGTCACCTGGTCGAGGATGCCGGTGTGGGCACGGCCGGTACGGACCTTGCCCAGGTTGTTCTTGAACGCTTCCAGCGACTTCTGCATCTTGCTGTCTGCGGTTTTCTTGACGTCGTTGATCATGACAACTCCGGGGGGAAAGCGGTTTTTCGTTGCGTCAGAATGGAACGGCGGAACGGCGTCGAACGCCGTTCCGCCGTATCGGGCTGAATTTTGTCAGCAGTGTACCAGCGTGCCTTCGTCCTCGCCAAGCACCACGCGCTTCAGCGCGCCGCTCTTGAAGATGCTGAACACCTTGATATTGAGTTTCTGGTCACGGCACAGCGCCAGCGCCGTCGCGTCCATCACCTTGAGGTTCTTGATGATGGCTTCGTCGAAGGTCAGCGACTGGTAGCGCACCGCTTCCGGGTTCTTCTTCGGATCATCGGTATACACGCCGTCGACCTTGGTCGCCTTCAGCATGATGTCGACGTTCATTTCCATGCCGCGCAGCGCTGCAGCGGTGTCGGTGGTGAAGAACGGGTTGCCGGTGCCGGCGGCAAAGATGACGATCTTGGACTCTTCCAGATACTGCATGGCCTTGCCGCGCACGTACGGCTCGGCAATCTGCTGCATGGTCAGCGCCGACTGCACGCGGGCAGTCAGCCCGGCACGGGTCATCGCATCCTTCAGCGCCAGCGCGTTCATCACCGTGGCCAGCATGCCCATATAGTCGGCCGTGGCCCGGTCCATGCCGCTTGCCGCGCTCGACACGCCGCGGAAGATATTGCCGCCACCGATAACGATGCCGATCTGCACGCCGAGTTCGGCGATTTCCTTCACCTGCGCGACGATGCCGTCGATCACCCCGCGATTGATGCCGTAGGCATCATCCCCCATCAGGGCTTCCCCCGAGAGTTTCAACAGGATGCGTTTATAGGCAGTGGCTTGGGTCATCGGGGGTCCTTGGCGGGTTTCATCATCGAGCAAGATATATCCACTTGGGCATAAAGCCAAATGCACATAGCTTGGCGGACGGCGGTCGAAAAAAGGCGCCCCCTCGGGGGCGCTTGGCGGCGGTCGAACGACCGGCCGCAAACGGCCGGATCGTCACGACGTCACATTACGCCTTGGCAGCAGCGGCGGCAGCGGCCACTTCAGCAGCGTAGTCTTCCTTCTTCTTCTCGATACCTTCGCCAACCACGAACATGGTGAACGCATTGACTTCGGCCTTCTGCTCGGCGAGCAGCTTTTCGACGGTCTGGTCCGGGTTCTTCACGAACGGCTGACCCACCAGCGTCACTTCGGCCAGGTACTTGGTCACGCGGCCTTCAACCATCTTGGCGACGATGTCGGCCGGCTTGCCCGACTGGGCAGCCTGTTCGGTGTAGATGCGGCGTTCGGTTTCCAGCAGCTCGGCCGGCACCTGGGCCTTGCTGACGCAGACCGGCTTCGAGGCGGCGATGTGCATGGCGATGTCGCGACCCAGCGCTTCGCTGCCGTTCAGGTCGACGATCACGCCGATCTTGGTGCCGTGCAGGTAGGTTGCCAGCTGGCCGGCGGTGTTGAAGCGCACGAAGCGGCGAACGGTGATGTTCTCGCCCAGCTTCGAGATCAGTGCCTTGCGGACTTCCTCGAGCGAACCCTGGGCGGTCGCGACATTGCCCAGCGCGTCGACATCGGCGGCGTCGCTGTTGGCAGCGGCTTCGGCAGCCAGTCTGGTGAAGGCGACAAAGCCGTCATCCTTGGCGACGAAGTCGGTTTCGCAGTTCACTTCGACCAGCGCACCCTTTTTGCCATCGGCGGCAACGAAGGTCGCCACGGCGCCTTCGGCAGCCACGCGGCCAGCCAGCTTGCCGGCCTTCGCACCCGACTTGATGCGCAGGATTTCTTCAGCCTTGGCGGCATCGCCGTCGGCTTCCACGAGCGCCTTCTTGCATTCCATCATGCCCAGACCGGTGGCGGCACGCAGATCGGCAACCATCTTCGCGGTAATATCAGCCATTGTTGACTCCTGTATTCAGTACATGACGTCACAGCCCGGCTGTGGCGTCGATCATTCTTTGGACAGCCGGCACGGACTCGAAAAAAGGGGCAAGAGGCCCCTTTTTTCAGACGGTGCCGATATGAATTACTCGGCGGCCGGCACTTCGGCGGCAGCAACGATCTCCTGGATCGATTGCGCACGGCCTTCCAGCACGGCGTCAGCGATGCCGCGAGCATACAGGCGAATGGCGCGAGCCGAGTCGTCGTTGCCCGGAACCACGTAATCAACGCCATCCGGATTGTTGTTGGTGTCGACGATGCCGATGACCGGGATGCCCAGCTTCTGCGCTTCGACCAGGGTACCCTTCTGGTAGCCGGTGTCGATGATGAAGATTGCGTCCGGCAGACCCTTCATGTCCTTGATGCCGCCCAGGCTGCGTTCGAGCTTCTCGACTTCACGTTGCAGGTCGAGCAGTTCCTTCTTGTTGTAACCCGATTGCTCGGCGTCACCCAGCAGGGCCAGCTTGTCTTCCAGGCGCTTGATCGACTGCTTGACCGTCTTGTAGTTGGTCAGCATGCCGCCGAGCCAGCGGTAGTCGACGAACGGCATGCCGGCGCGGGAAGCTTCTTCACGCACGATTTCGCGGGCAGCGCGCTTGGTGCCGACGAACAGGACCTGGCCCTTGTTGGCGGCGAGGCGGCGAACGTAGTTCTGCGCTTCGACGAACAGCGGAAGGGTCTTTTCCAGGTTGATGATGTGGATCTTGTTGCGGCTGCCGAAAATGTACTGAGCCATCTTCGGGTTCCAGAAACGGGTCTGGTGGCCGAAGTGAACGCCGGCTTCCAGCATTTGGCGCATGGTGACTTGAGTCGACATGGTGCTGTGTTGTCCTTAAAGGGTTAGACCACGATTCGCGCGCTGTAACCGCCTGTGCGGCACCCTTATGGCGCGAGTGTGCGAAATTTGCCCGAAATCGGGCAGGCCGAGAC
Coding sequences within it:
- a CDS encoding peptide deformylase — its product is MALHSILKMGEPGLLARAEPVTAFNTPELELLVADLWETMHSRSGAGLAAPQIGVPLQVVVFGTGMLNPRYPEAEIVPPTVLINPTVTPMGATMEDGWEGCLSVPGLRGLVPRYAQVRYQGFDQHGDSIDRTVDGFHARLVQHECDHLWGFLYPMRMKDMAQFGFVDTLFPQIADAETDID
- a CDS encoding propionate--CoA ligase, encoding MSHTLQAFHRRSIESPDAFWDEQARRIDWHTPYRQVLDDSQPPFRRWFVDGTTNLCHNAVDRHLAERGDQAALIHISTETGAERQYSYAELHREVNRCAAVLSKLGVSKGDRVLIYMPMIPEAIFAMLATVRLGAIHSVVFGGFASASLATRIDDAQPKVIFTADAGMRGGKHIPYKPLVDAAIDLAGHKPEHVVIVERGLDPDMPITQCRDLIYATLLGRLEQTEVPCEWVESNHPSYILYTSGTTGKPKGVQRDTGGYAVALAASMENIYCGAPGETFFCTSDIGWVVGHSYIVYAPLLRGMTTIVYEGLPTRPDPGVWWSIVEKYRVSVMFSAPTALRALKKQDPAWLKKYDLSSLRYLFMAGEPLDQPTADWITAELGVPVVDNYWQTETGWPMLSAMPGIEKTPLKNGSPSFPVYGYNVQLLNEVTGQPVARGEKGVIAVLPPLPPGCLSTIWQQDERYVNTYFHSFGGTLAYSSFDWGTQDEDGYFYVLGRTDDVINVAGHRLGTREIEEAASNHSAIAEVAVVGVADALKGQVPVAFAVLKDPSLIHDDAQREALARDVIAMVGRELGAIANPSDVMFVTQLPKTRSGKVLRRSIQAIAEGRDPGDLTTLDDPTGLDQVRQAVAARHGTD
- a CDS encoding tRNA dihydrouridine synthase — its product is MQIALAPMEGLVDAPMRELITDMGGVDWCVTEFVRVTDSALPWPTFRRLAPEHAGDWRTRAGVPVRLQLLGSDPERLAENALRAVSLGAPVIDLNFGCPAPTVNKHRGGAALLQEPALMQRIVGTVRQALPANVPLTAKMRLGFADTSLTFDCAQALEDGGAAAITVHARTKLDGYRPPAHWEWIARIRERVSVPVIANGEVWTVDDWRRIRAVSGCEDVMIGRGLVARPDLARQIRAAANGEAVEPLPWADMLVRIAAFAERLYAADPDGQYLPARLKQWLKLLRLPSGWPDEAGRLFDDIRPLKTAAACRQWLAAATAGR
- the msrA gene encoding peptide-methionine (S)-S-oxide reductase MsrA is translated as MSESPLATLAGGCFWCLEAVFAELDGVLAVHSGYTGGEVESPGYHAVCSGSTGHAEAVRIEFDPERIDYRTLLDVFFAIHDPTTLNRQGYDIGSQYRSAIFCHDAIQRRDAEAAIAELEASGSLADPVVTVVEAAGPFWPAESEHDGYYARHPTQPYCQAIIAPKLAKLRQHFTARLKPGNPDGGRHAT
- a CDS encoding helix-turn-helix domain-containing protein; its protein translation is MKLFEKIPNPREIRRKLGLNQQEFWSRIGVTQSGGSRYESGRNMPKPVRELLRLVHIEQIDLTKVKREDFEIIEYLKETHPDLYKSLKKAVKAKVEGTEAVAAQ
- a CDS encoding helix-turn-helix domain-containing protein, which translates into the protein MTTVFIAGSISISRLHEKVQGRILKIVSSDLNVVVGDADGADTSIQECLRACHASKVTVYCTGEAPRNNIADWPVHRVQSKARAGTRAFFTAKDVEMARNSDFGLMVWDCKSTGTLSNVIELLKARKKSVVFVNRSKDFVTVGDKSGLDHLLHFMSEHARAKAEEKIGLSVKLAALSQDSLLLDEPAAGAPGDLLDAPADSGVTAATETESVKLRTVLMSALADYIVRAHLSQSQAARVFGVTQPRISDLARGKVDVFGLDTLVNMASMAGLRVEMQVSKRT
- a CDS encoding ComF family protein; translated protein: MDVQVKKIEGSWDAGYALHKHTLSSVYLGVDEWGHDRFDNTRSEPGEALYKLKYQSDWKQVELLAAQVRETLLPLFGKIGLIVPMPASIVRARQPVYELAHALGRLTDIRVFDEMIVKAPALPGSPALKNLYTREQKDAALSGRISINECITNEGCWNALLLDDLFDTGATMDAVCQALRTYLKIKNIYAAAITWK